In Drosophila pseudoobscura strain MV-25-SWS-2005 chromosome 4, UCI_Dpse_MV25, whole genome shotgun sequence, the following proteins share a genomic window:
- the LOC4818040 gene encoding uncharacterized protein: MCLACCCSCLSFGLFCCVTFYFLKDPFLDRFVYEEHAILENYFVNTNGCRIMTTSPYCPDVRYHWWELRNYICPSEGFVESIHNESGKYLKTRDDNRTDLNCSYYVVERKTDFENRLLYHQEIEMLDRRSFEMEVHGDIVRAVCFNGSNFYNGVHFFVKKPSVKRRRRQGLPKLQSATSPDSLSVLILGLDSVSHLHFLRAMVHTYAFLQNLPHVEFMGFSRVGSSSFESMIPLLTGWNSQEIKDFCLDSKRGLDRCPFLWKMFQNAGYETAFGEDNIDMGLFTLDKPGFEHQPTDYYLRPALLEMWQQTRKKIRHGAYCNEEDTYATVLLNFLYKQLPLHERHRFFSFLWWTQGIHAVFQYGRVLDKPFLEMFQKLMARGILNNTLILFVSNYGLKDGDSNTFSATNQAQMEVSQPLAIISYPEWLEERYPLAVKNLKMNSRRLVTAYDLHATLLDMPHLAALEDQEIRLRSQQLESPLLKEDLPRGISLFLPIPEQRDCSMAHIPAEYCLCHKPSSIPFKDINVVRAARFIILQINKLVASNHPPCQLLSLDRVLAAELWHRSLDQHQSEVRLQVQTLPGLGQFEGVVRFTDYTFALNGPIRRLNEDANESSYCIQNILIEKYCFCR; this comes from the coding sequence ATGTGTTTGgcgtgttgttgcagttgtttaTCTTTTGGATTGTTCTGCTGTGTCACCTTTTACTTCCTAAAGGATCCATTTCTCGATCGATTCGTGTACGAAGAGCACGCGATTCTAGaaaattattttgtaaataCCAATGGCTGTAGGATTATGACAACGTCTCCTTACTGTCCGGATGTCCGGTATCATTGGTGGGAATTGAGGAATTACATCTGTCCCAGTGAGGGATTTGTGGAGAGCATCCATAATGAGAGTGGCAAGTATCTCAAGACGCGAGATGACAATAGAACGGATCTGAACTGCTCTTATTATGTGGTGGAACGAAAGACAGACTTTGAGAATCGGCTGCTGTATCACCAGGAAATAGAGATGTTGGATCGAAGGTCCTTTGAGATGGAAGTCCATGGGGATATTGTGCGTGCAGTGTGCTTCAATGGATCGAATTTCTATAATGGAGTGCACTTCTTTGTGAAGAAACCTTCAGTGAAAAGGAGACGCCGTCAAGGATTGCCCAAACTTCAGTCTGCCACCTCCCCGGATAGCCTTTCTGTGTTGATCCTGGGCCTGGATTCGGTCTCCCATCTACACTTTCTTCGTGCCATGGTCCATACGTACGCTTTCCTGCAGAACCTGCCGCATGTGGAGTTCATGGGCTTCAGCCGCGTGGGCAGCAGCTCATTTGAGAGCATGATTCCCCTGTTAACGGGCTGGAACAGCCAGGAGATCAAGGACTTCTGCTTGGATTCCAAAAGAGGCCTCGATAGGTGTCCCTTCCTCTGGAAAATGTTCCAAAATGCCGGCTACGAAACGGCCTTCGGGGAGGATAACATAGACATGGGCCTGTTTACCCTGGACAAACCAGGTTTTGAGCATCAGCCCACGGATTATTATCTGCGTCCTGCGCTCCTGGAGATGTGGCAGCAGACCAGGAAGAAGATACGCCATGGTGCATACTGCAATGAGGAGGATACGTATGCCACGGTCCTGCTGAACTTTCTCTACAAACAGTTGCCCCTTCATGAGAGGCACCGCTTCTTCTCGTTTCTCTGGTGGACTCAAGGGATACACGCCGTCTTCCAATATGGCAGGGTACTGGACAAACCCTTTCTCGAGATGTTTCAAAAGTTAATGGCGAGGGGAATCCTTAATAATAcacttattttgtttgtgtccAACTATGGCCTGAAGGATGGAGACTCCAATACCTTCTCAGCGACCAATCAGGCTCAAATGGAGGTTAGTCAGCCTCTGGCCATCATTTCCTACCCCGAATGGCTGGAAGAGCGGTATCCTTTGGCTGTAAAGAATCTGAAAATGAATAGCAGGCGACTGGTAACCGCTTATGATCTTCATGCCACCCTTTTGGACATGCCACACCTGGCAGCCCTGGAGGATCAAGAGATTCGCCTGCGCAGCCAGCAGTTGGAGAGCCCTTTGCTGAAAGAGGATCTCCCAAGAGGGATAAGTCTGTTCCTGCCAATACCCGAACAGCGGGACTGTTCGATGGCCCACATACCCGCAGAGTACTGCCTGTGCCACAAGCCCTCGAGTATCCCTTTCAAGGATATCAATGTTGTACGCGCTGCCCGTTTTATCATCCTGCAAATCAACAAACTGGTGGCATCCAATCATCCGCCGTGTCAGCTGTTGTCTTTGGATCGCGTGCTTGCCGCAGAGCTGTGGCATCGATCGCTGGATCAACATCAGTCCGAGGTCAGGCTTCAAGTGCAAACGCTGCCTGGTTTGGGACAGTTCGAGGGTGTGGTACGGTTTACGGACTATACTTTTGCCTTGAATGGACCCATAAGACGATTGAACGAGGATGCGAATGAAAGTTCCTATTGTATACAGAATATTTTGATAGAAAAATATTGCTTTTGTCggtga